TTTCTCTGGCAAAATACCGCGCCGCAACAGAACCTTGCCGTCGTAGTAAACAACAACAGACTTACTCACAGTGGTTGTTAACAAAATATGGGATGCCCAGGCTAACTCTGCGGCGATCGCCTCTGGTAAATGTTCTGCGAGCTGGAAATCTTCTTTTCCCTCTAAGACCACCGCTTCAGGAGGTTTCGGCTGAATTTGCTCCCAAAGTAATGTCACCAAAATTAAAATGGCGCTGAGTATTGTCCCCACCACATCGGAACGCGCTTGAGAATCCGTCAGAGCAGGCGTTAGCAAACGGTTGACCATTAACATTGACCCACCGATGACACCGACCCACAGGGGCAAATATTTGAAAGGACTGGTGGATTGTTCAGACATAGTGGCTAGAGATAAAGGCGAGTCTTTTTAGCTTGGGATTAAATTGAGTCGAAAGTCAACGTTTTATCGTCCTTCCACAGGACTATGAAACAACGAGAAAACTCAAGTCCCCCTTACCAAGGGGGATTTAGGGGGATTTTATGTTTCAGGCTCAATCCTAAAAACCATATCTTGAGCGATTAATTTTAATGATTCTTTTTTGCAAACAAAAAAATAACCCACAACCAGTTGGTCATAGGTCATTTTTGTTTATTCAGCTAGGCAATCTTTAAATCACGCGTAAAAACTGTTACGCAGATTGCATTTGAGCTTTGTCGCGCTTTTGAAGCAAGTTAATAATGTTTGATTTCTCAAGGAGACCTACCAGCTTACCGTTGTCGCGGATCACGGCGATCGCCTGAATCCCCTGCTTTTCCAGATGACCAATTACATTGAGGAGAGACTGGTCAGATTCAACCTTGTTCTCTTCAGAAATGGGCGAGATAAAGTTACGGACAATTTCATTAGACCATTCAGTAGAAGGTACTGCCTGTAAAACATTGAGACGAATACTACCGAGCAAATTATCATCCTCATCCTTAACGAGGAAACGTTGCCACTGGCTCTTCTCTTTAGTCAAAATTGCCATATCTGCAAATTCGCGGAGCGTGACATTCGCATCGACAACGGGACTTTCCTTTACAACCGCATCAGCCGCAGTTAAGCCAGAGAGAGCCTCTTGCAAGGTTGCAGACTGGGCGGAGCGACCAGCATTTTGCAGCAAGAACCAACCAATAAGCAACGTCCAGAAACTACCAATATTCGATAGACCAAGTACAGCGAGGATACCGAAGATAATCGCAGTCCAACCAATAAATTGACCAACGCGACTTGCCCACAGGGTTCCTTTAAAGCGATTTCCTGTTACTTTCCAGACAATGGCTCGTAGAACGTTACCACCGTCAAGGGGTAGACCCGGAATCATATTGAACGTCGCTAAGATTAAGTTGATGTAGGCTAACAAGCCGGCGATCGCCGCCGCAGGGCCAGTCACAATCCCACTAGCTGCCACGAGAAATAAGCCAATAAACAAGGCCAAACTTACTAAGGGGCCGGCAACAGCAATCC
This portion of the [Limnothrix rosea] IAM M-220 genome encodes:
- a CDS encoding cofactor assembly of complex C subunit B; protein product: MSEQSTSPFKYLPLWVGVIGGSMLMVNRLLTPALTDSQARSDVVGTILSAILILVTLLWEQIQPKPPEAVVLEGKEDFQLAEHLPEAIAAELAWASHILLTTTVSKSVVVYYDGKVLLRRGILPEKKDFNVGTIAERVLEKQKAVYLVTLKLYPGRVEFDYLPENTQGIICQPIDKKGLLVVGTNIPRSYTKQSEQWVAGIAEKLSMTLAEITLPSA
- a CDS encoding site-2 protease family protein, which gives rise to MNGNFRVGNLFGIPFFLNISWFIVLALVTLNFGTGLASQFPYLGNSALILGLVAGLLMFASVLLHELGHSFAAIQRGINVNSITLFLFGGLASLDDEAKSPSGAFWIAVAGPLVSLALFIGLFLVAASGIVTGPAAAIAGLLAYINLILATFNMIPGLPLDGGNVLRAIVWKVTGNRFKGTLWASRVGQFIGWTAIIFGILAVLGLSNIGSFWTLLIGWFLLQNAGRSAQSATLQEALSGLTAADAVVKESPVVDANVTLREFADMAILTKEKSQWQRFLVKDEDDNLLGSIRLNVLQAVPSTEWSNEIVRNFISPISEENKVESDQSLLNVIGHLEKQGIQAIAVIRDNGKLVGLLEKSNIINLLQKRDKAQMQSA